Proteins encoded together in one Lathyrus oleraceus cultivar Zhongwan6 chromosome 5, CAAS_Psat_ZW6_1.0, whole genome shotgun sequence window:
- the LOC127087527 gene encoding 60S ribosomal protein L27-like, whose product MVKFLKPNKAVILLQGRYAGKKAVIVKTFDDGTREKPYGHCLVAGIKKFPSKVIKKDSAKKTAKKSRVKAFVKLVNYQHLMPTRYTLDVDLKDAVVPDVLQSKDKKVTALKETKKSLEERFKTGKNRWFFTKLRF is encoded by the coding sequence ATGGTGAAGTTCTTGAAACCTAACAAGGCGGTGATTCTCTTGCAAGGCCGATATGCCGGTAAGAAAGCCGTGATTGTGAAAACCTTCGACGACGGAACCCGTGAGAAGCCTTACGGACACTGTCTTGTTGCTGGAATCAAGAAGTTTCCTAGCAAAGTGATCAAGAAAGACTCAGCGAAGAAGACGGCAAAGAAATCTAGGGTTAAGGCATTCGTGAAGCTGGTGAATTACCAACATCTGATGCCTACTCGTTACACTCTGGATGTGGATCTGAAGGATGCTGTTGTTCCTGATGTTCTTCAATCAAAGGACAAGAAGGTCACTGCACTGAAAGAAACTAAGAAGAGCCTTGAAGAGAGGTTTAAAACAGGGAAGAACAGGTGGTTTTTCACCAAGCTTAGGTTTTGA